A DNA window from Enoplosus armatus isolate fEnoArm2 chromosome 9, fEnoArm2.hap1, whole genome shotgun sequence contains the following coding sequences:
- the LOC139290351 gene encoding neurexophilin-1: MRGDAPQRGMKTTCLWAAALLLSVISLVASADSASSGNSDLRESSKPKVKTYWTESSKAFSISRLLSQTLYGKENFTSLDLNYDEADSYSKRDQWNWLYNTSNPRDPRSRTKRRPIVKTGKFKKMFGWGDFHSNIKTVKLNLLITGKIVDHGNGTFSVYFRHNSTGQGNVSVGLVPPTKAVEFQVHQQHQQYHHHHHQQQQQQTALETKDTKLFNCRVEYEKVEKGTRNSLCAHDPSQSCPQEQTQSHVSWLCSKPFKVICIFITFYSTDYKLVQKVCPDYNYHSDTPYLPTG, translated from the exons tctgctgctgtcagtcatctcTCTG GTTGCCAGTGCTGATTCAGCAAGTTCAGGAAATTCAGATTTGAGAGAgagttcaaaacccaaagtgAAGACCTACTGGACTGAAAGCAGCAAGGCCTTCTCCATCAGCCGTCTGCTGTCCCAGACCCTCTATGGTAAAGAGAACTTCACCTCTCTGGATCTGAACTACGATGAAGCAGACTCTTACTCTAAACGGGATCAGTGGAACTGGCTTTACAACACTTCAAACCCCCGCGATCCTCGATCCAGGACAAAAAGGAGGCCCATCGTAAAGACCGGCAAGTTCAAGAAGATGTTTGGTTGGGGCGACTTCCATTCCAACATCAAGACGGTGAAGCTCAACCTTCTCATTACCGGTAAAATTGTGGATCACGGCAACGGTACATTCAGCGTCTACTTTCGTCACAACTCGACCGGTCAGGGCAACGTGTCCGTGGGACTCGTTCCGCCGACCAAAGCTGTGGAGTTCCAGgtccaccagcagcaccagcagtaccaccaccatcaccaccagcagcagcagcagcagacggcTCTGGAGACCAAGGACACCAAGCTGTTCAACTGCAGGGTGGAGTACGAGAAGGTGGAGAAGGGCACCAGGAACTCACTGTGTGCCCACGACCCCTCGCAGAGCTGCCCGCAGGAGCAGACCCAGAGCCACGTGTCCTGGTTGTGCTCCAAGCCCTTTAAAGTCAtctgcatcttcatcaccttcTACAGCACCGACTACAAGCTGGTGCAGAAGGTGTGTCCAGATTACAACTACCACAGTGACACCCCTTACCTCCCCACCGGGTGA
- the ica1 gene encoding islet cell autoantigen 1, producing the protein MEGGNFGYSRDYLDRFIQSQDSSVVNKFQQKYWKTKQTLIKVTGKKEDEHVVASDADLDAKLEVFHSVQRTCMELLKVIEQYQRRICLLSQEENELGRFLRSQGSQDKTRAGKIMQATGKALCFSSQQRLALRNPLCRLYQEVETFRYRAISDTWLTVNRMEQSRTEYRGALLWMKDVSQELDPDTHKQMEKFRKVQAQVRTSKTSFDKLKNDVCQKVDLLGASRCNLLSHVLTTYQTTLLHFWEKTSHTMAAIHESFKGCQHYEFSTLKTLRDPMEKLAKKKGKKKVKAATQDGTKAETTDDQLISLVNENTSDKTREGNEDALSAYPELEGEEKDSMALLNEILGNMSADEGDFSREWTEVFGDTEEGMSAASGRPAEAQQHENSFFLPSQLLDQSLNNQPSSLSDWAGIIPQPVAQATEHSSGANQNLSKPAVKETAGTSKDLSAWFNLFADLDPLSNPDAIGKSDTEHELHNA; encoded by the exons ATGGAGGGAGGAAATTT TGGCTACTCCAGAGACTATCTGGACCGATTCATCCAAAGCCAAGACTCATCTGTGGTGAACAAGTTCCAGCAGAAGTACTGGAAAACCAAGCAGACGCTCATCAAGGTCACCGGGAAGAAAGAGGACGAACACGTGGTGGCGTCAGACGCAGATCTGGATGCCAAGCTGGAG GTCTTCCACTCTGTCCAGAGAACATGCATGGAGCTGCTAAAGGTCATCGAGCAGTACCAGAGGAGGATTTGCC TCCTTTCCCAAGAGGAGAACGAGCTGGGTCGTTTCCTGCGCTCCCAGGGCTCGCAGGACAAAACCAGGGCTGGAAAGATCATGCAGGCCACAGGGAAAGcactctgcttctcctcccAACAGAG ATTGGCTCTGAGGAACCCTCTGTGCCGTTTGTACCAGGAGGTCGAAACATTTCGCTATCGAGCCATCTCGGACACGTGGCTGACGGTGAATCGCATGGAGCAGTCCAGGACGGAATACCGCGGAGCGCTGCTCTGGATGAAGGATGTATCTCAGGAGCTGGATCCAGATACACATAAACAGATGGAGAAATTCCGCAAG GTTCAAGCCCAGGTGCGCACTTCCAAAACAAGCTTTGACAAACTGAAGAATGACGTCTGCCAGAAAGTTGACCTGCTGGGAGCCAGTCGCTGCAACCTCCTCTCTCACGTTTTAACCACATACCAG ACAACACTTTTGCACTTCTGGGAGAAGACGTCCCACACTATGGCAGCCATTCATGAGAGCTTCAAGGGCTGTCAGCATTATGAGTTCTCCACACTTAAG ACCTTGCGAGACCCCATGGAGAAGCTGGCGAAAaagaaggggaagaagaaagtcAAAGCTGCGACACAAGATGGAACGAAAGCCGAGACCACAGACGACCA ACTCATCTCACTAGTAAATGAAAACACCAGCGATAAGACCAGAGAAG GGAATGAAGATGCTCTCTCTGCCTATCCAGAgttggagggagaggagaaggacagCATGGCCTTACTGAATGAGATCCTGGGCAATATGTCTGCGGATGAGGGCGACTTCTCTCGAGAGTGGACGGAGGTGTTTGGAGACACCGAGGAGGGAATGAGCGCGGCATCAGGTAGACCAGCGGAGGCCCAGCAACATGAAAACTCCTTCTTTCTACCATCTCAGCTGCTGGACCAGAGCTTGAATAATCAGCCGTCTTCCCTCTCAG ATTGGGCCGGGATCATTCCACAGCCCGTCGCCCAGGCAACAGAGCACTCATCTGGAGCCAATCAGAACCTTTCTAAGCCAGCAGTGAAAG AGACAGCGGGGACGTCCAAAGACCTCTCAGCGTGGTTCAACCTGTTTGCCGACTTGGACCCCCTCTCTAATCCCGACGCGATCGGCAAATCTGACACGGAGCACGAACTTCACAACGCATAG